tcaagtcatgccacaaattttcggttggatttaggtcggggctctgactgggccactcaaggacatttacctttttgttccttagccactccagtgtagctttggctgtgtgctttgggtcgttgtcatgctgaaaggtgaactaaCGTCCCAGTTTCAgatttcttgcagagggcagcaggttttcctcaaggacttctctgtactttgctccattcattttcccttctatcctgacaagtgccccagtccctgccgatgagaaacatgcCCATAACatgctgctgccaccaccatgcttgacagtagggatggtgttctttgggtgatgtgctgtgttgggtttgagccaaacataacgctttgcatttaggccaaaaagttccatttaagtttcgtcagaccacaaaactttttgccacatggctacagaatctcctgagtgttttttttttgcatacttcaaatggtattcaaggtgggctttcttgagtaatggcttccttcttgccaccctaccatacaggccagatttgtggagtgcttgggatattgttgtcacatgcacactttgaccagtcttggccataaaagcctgtagctcttgcaaagttgccattggcctcttggtagcctttcTGATCAGtatccttcttgctcggtcatccagggATGACCGAGGGTCGGCCTGATCtcggcagggtcttggtggtgccatacaccttccacttcttaataatcgtcttgaccatgctccaagggatattcaaggcctttgatatttttttatacccatcccctgatctgtgcctttcaacaactttgtcccggtgTTCTTtagaaagcgccttggtgctcatggttgagtctttgctttgaaacgCACtagccagcagagggaacctacaggaactgctgaatttatcctgaaatcatgtgaatcactacaatttaacacaggtggaggccacttaacttggtgtgtgattttgaaggcgattggttacacctgagctaatttagaattgctattacaaggggggtggacacttatccaaccaagctatttcagtttttatttttaattaattttctacaaatttctagaatatttttttcacttagaAGTTGTgaggtaggatgtgtagataaatgaaaaaaaaaatatattttaatgcattttaattccaggctatgaggcaacaaaaggtgaaaattttgaaagggggtgtagactttctataggcactgtatctatTGCTAGAGGGCTGGATGTATTTCAAGCCTTGGATATTGCCCATTTTAAGCTTTGTTACACTGGTGTCTCTGGACCACATTGTTAGTTCTAGGTTAAGCAGTCTAAAAAGACACCCACATGTTTGCTGTTAATACGTtcttaaatactgtattcaatGTGTATTAGCAGGTGCTGGTGGCTGAGGTTCTGTTGCTgtaattatacatatatacactgatgcacaatgaaaacacaacagtctaagtttaacatcaatagctcattgggtccatacataatgttatttacattttaaagagtgagcagataggtttgttgatggTTTGaatagtattgttccttgggataacaaagtcatgtgatttaataaaaacggcaggtgctcagtgtttggtatttgagttaaaattgccaaaatgagttgattaagaatctgtataaatagccattcgaaaattattttaattaaagcaaGAACAGCGGAAGATACGGCCATGCCCCGCTCGAGTAATGAAGAtggcctggttgctatcggcatgattgaaggcggcctgtctgtgagagaagttgcccggagaatgaggtGTTCTGCTTCaccaatcagcagactagtccagagaaaccaggaaaccggctatGTGAAgaacaggccacgtcctggaaggcagggGCTCACCACTACAGTGTCCATTTTAGGATATCCTCAGTCGTCACCGCTCCtcaagtcagtcgtcaggcatcagtcctcgaggtttctattttatttatttatttttttttttgggagagaGTAACGTGTTGGACGGAGTCGTCTGAATCACCcaattaaaaacaagcaaaaaaacttttggtgcttccattggatgaaacagatgtcagtgtagctgctgattggGGCATGCGTTTTTACCTTTCTTCAGCACTTAATATGCATACTGTGAGCGTTTTAAAAAAGTTACgatgtgcaatttcattatttgaatttatttggatttaagaacataagaaagtttacaaacgagttgttagtagcttattgatctcagaatctcatcaagcagcttcttgaaggatgccagggtgtcagcttcaacaacattactggggagttggttccagaccctcacaattctctgtgtaaaaaagtgcctcctcttttctgttctgaatgcccctttatctaatctccatttgtgacccctggtccttgtttcttttttcaggtcgaaaaagtcccctgggtcgacattgcttGAATTAGATCGCtgggtagtcttctttgtttaagaatgaatagattcaattcttttagcctgtctgcatacgacttgccttttaaacccgggataattctggttgctcttctttgcactctttctacagtagcaatatccttttttttagcgaggtgatcagaactgaacacaatattctagacgTTCAATATTCTCATTGTAcaattttaacattatttcccttgatttaaattcaacacttttcacaatatttttacataaagCGAAAGACAAGGGGGATACAATCGtaagaaataaaaccagaaatctgtctctaatcatgtctgtatataggacaaaacattaatacatgatctctgctaaatacatacattattattattattattattattattattattattattattattattaataataataataataataataataataataataataataataataataatgcaagggatgcagtgaagtttaaaaagattaatcaaagaaatacaaaaaaaatcctaAAGCTGACATTTAAGAAAAATTAATTCTAAATTCTAAATTTGTTAATTTACCGAAGTACATAACAGATCTTACagaaatctttatttatttttttattttttttgccattcaGCTCCCTGATGTTACTTTATTTCCGAATTCACCTCAAATGCTGTAACATTAACTACTGTAGCATtaactaccatctccttagttattttatacattgaccggTGAGCTGGTAAATCAACACAtataccggtgtagtgttagaaagtggtacgagTACCCAAATATGACCCATttatgtcagaaagtggtacgttgtcagattttggtacacgTGCactcaattgcgatctgatgggtgtttcgcTAATGTGAAAAGGAGGTACATTGTTCATTTTCTAATGAGTGTTTTGCAGCTGTGCATAagtttatttaaccctttcaggaccaagcatttttcagtgggatgctcccccaggaccatccattttttacagtagcttggaaatggtgtcctttgttttcagaacactctggggaacattataaagtactccagaaaccatacaaacttttcacttttttttaaaacacaatatttcagggttttttttatgtaaatattttttttattatgtattctgcttaaaGATACTGgataaaaacgtgttattctatgaccagaCGGACGTTACAAtgcttcctgaaagttttgttgcaaaatattgatgtttgggcaaattacaagacattgtttaacttgagtgattgcaatgccataataaacgtttattctcaggatctttataagcaataatggacactactctcgattattttctcaaaataaatatttatcaataaaataatagttattcattccattattatcagtagaAAGAAAAATGTACCTGATAACTTTAGTTACTGAAATGTTTTCCTCCATGATTTACAAAAACGGTTGTTTAAAGCGAGAGTTTAAATAttgttacattttctttgcacacCCTACAGCAGCTACGTTTTATTCCTAACCGGAGATTAGTTTAATTCTTCTGGTTTCCATACGAAGCTATAGAGCAATAGGTTTgtagtaaaaacacaaaacaaatgttaaGTTAATTATAAgcattttttgcaaacttaaactggaaacaatcaatttctctaaaaagaaaagaaaaaaaactcacgacgaacaagacaaaattagaagaaaaaaaaaatgtgcaagacccaatgtattgcatatgataaatattcaaatattattttcttaatgttgggaaaatataataaatgaaatttaaaaagatgaaaacagcataacgtaccaaaTTTCAACGGGCACGTCAGTGTTTTCAAACCGGAAATACTTTAGGCATGCGCAGTGCAAGTATTTCCGGTTTGAAAACACTGACAACTTTTTTAAccacgtacctgaaaataacactacaccggttaTGTTACAGATTGACCGCGAGCTGGTGaatctacacatttaccggttaatctataGTATCCACCAGTGCAGTGTGCACAGTACAGGGTATTAGTACAGAATTCTAGACTCGAGCAGTATCCACCAGTGCAGTGTGCACAGTGCAGGGTATTAGTACAGAATTCTAGACTGGAGCAGTATCCACCAGTGCAGTGTGCACAGTACAGGGTATTAGTACAGAATTCTAGACTGGAGCAGTATCCACCAGTGCAGTGTGCACAGTGCAGGGTATTAGTACAGAATTCTAGACTCGAGCAGTATCCACCCGTGCAGTGTGCACAGTACAGGGTATTAGTACAGAATTCTAGACTCGAGCAGTATCCACCAGTGCAGTGTGCACAGTGCAGGGTATTAGTACAGAATTCTAGACTGGAGCAGTATCCACCAGTGCAGTGTGCACAGTACAGGGTATTAGTACAGAATTCTAGACTCGAGCAGTATCCACCAGTGCAGTGTGCACAGTGCAGGGTATTAGTACAGAATTCTAGACTGGAGCAGTATCCACCAGTGCAGTGTGCACAGTACAGGGTATTAGTACAGAATTCTAGACTCGAGCAGTATCCACCAGTGCAGTGTGCACAGTGCAGGGTATTAGTACAGAATTCTAGACTGGAGCAGTATCCACCAGTGCAGTGTGCACAGTGCAGGGTATTAGTACAGAATTCTAGACTCGAGCAGTATCCACCAGTGCAGTGTGCACAGTGCAGGGTATTAGTACAGAATTCTAGACTGGAGCAGTATCCACCAGTGCAGTGTGCACAGTGCAGGGTATTAGTACAGAATTCTAGACTCGAGCAGTATCCACCAGTGCAGTGTGCACAGTGCAGGGTATTAGTACAGAATTCTAGACTCGAGCAGTATCCACCCGTGCAGTGTGCACAGTACAGGGTATTAGTACAGAATTCTAGACTCGAGCAGTATCCACCAGTGCAGTGTGCACAGTGCAGGGTATTAGTACAGAATTCTAGACTGGAGCAGTATCCACCAGTGCAGTGTGCACAGTACAGGGTATTAGTACAGAATTCTAGACTGGAGCAGTATCCACCAGTGCAGTGTGCACAGTGCAGGGTATTAGTACAGAATTCTAGACTGGAGCAGTATCCACCAGTGCAGTGTGCACAGTACAGGGTATTAGTACAGAATTCTAGACTGGAGCAGTATCCACCAGTGCAGTGTGCACAGTACAGGGTATTAGTACAGAATTCTAGACTCGAGCAGTACCCACCAGTGCAGTGTGCACAGTGCAGGGTATTAGTACAGAATTCTAGACTCGAGCAGTATCCACCAGTGCAGTGTGCACAGTGCAGGGTATTAGTACAGAATTCTAGACTGGAGCAGTATCCACCAGTGCAGTGTGCACAGTGCAGGGTATTAGTACAGAATTCTAGACTCGAGCAGTATCCACCCGTGCAGTGTGCACAGTACAGGGTATTAGTACAGAATTCTAGACTCGAGCAGTATCCACCAGTGCAGTGTGCACAGTACAGGGTATTAGTACAGAATTCTAGACTCGAGCAGTATCCACCAGTGCAGTGTGCACAGTGCAGGGTATTAGTACAGAATTCTAGACTGGAGCAGTATCCACCAGTGCAGTGTGCACAGTGCAGGGTATTAGTACAGAATTCTAGACTCGAGCAGTATCCACCAGTGCAGTGTGCACAGTGCAGGGTATTAGTACAGAATTCTAGACTCGAGCAGTATCCACCAGTGCAGTGTGCACAGTACAGGGTATTAGTACAGAATTCTAGACTCGAGCAGTATCCACCAGTGCAGTGTGCACAGTACAGGGTATTAGTACAGAATTCTAGGGATACACACGTCATGTACTCAATCCCTGTTTCTGCGTAGATCACTATTTGTAATAGTTTCCATTGAGTGAGTGTGTTGTAGTGAATTCAGGTGCTGCAGGTACTGGACACTGCTATCCTTGCTCATTCTCTGGCTCCACAATCCATTAGCAATAAAATTATCTTTATAGACCAATTATTATGAACTACTTTTAACAGCTCATAATCATTGGTCAGCGGAGGATGCTCTGGAAAGCTGGTGTGCATTTTGAGACACCTACTGCATCTTTGTTCAGTAGAAAAAGAGCCACCACATTGAGCCTCTTAATGCAGCCTGATAATACACACCAGACACACGCCTTCCTGTCTGCTTTCTTCAGTGCAGTGGTCCAGTAAAGTGTTATCCAAAGAGGCAGAACAAATGAAGCATGAACAGTAAGAGGAAACCAGAGAGGTTTCAGAACAGTTGAAATCATTGCATATCAGTGCATACCTGTCCAGTAAAGCACATTCGAACTCAGGGTCTCAGCATTCAACTTTATACCAGTCAGTGTTCAGCTAATGGAAATGCACGTGCTTCATTTTTCTATAGTCTGTTCAATATTGCTCCAAGAGACACAAAAGATCTCTTGTGGATCCTGATCCACGTATTGTACACCACTGTCACGTGACTAAAGGGTACTCGATATGAGATTTGCGATTGTTGCTCccgtgcagtttttttttctacagctgCGTCACTGTGACCTTTCACTTCTACTGTCTGACGTGCTCTACCACACTGTTCTCTGATTggatacatacatgtatatatgtacagataaataaatacagaactaTTTTAGGTGAGGTATGAAGTCTGTTTTAACCCGCGAGATATGCAGATATATTCCCTGCAGTcccaataacaaacaaacaacacattttaaactatGACACAATACAAAtgtcacaataaaatacattattaacaatatataaatgcttttaaaatcaattaagtGCCGCACAACGTTACCTTTTTCAGGTTTGTAGAATGACTGACTTATTTGCGTCATAATAACCCTAAAAACTCCGCCCCTAAATATCTTTAGGCAAAGGACAGAGTTCAGCTTCGACTGAAGACAAAACAGTCGTTTGCTGATCTTGACGAAATAGAATTTGAACTGAACCGTCCTGTACAGCTTTCATAATGTCATCGGCATACTCAGGGCTCCATATGAAAGGTACGGTGAAAACACGATTGTATAAAAATTGTAACGATTCTGAATTTACTAGACTGTGCAAACGAAACGAGCAGGTGGCAGACATGAGACTATTGAacatgacatatatatatatgtggttaTATAATGTGAGGGTAGTTTTAGAGAATGAGTGGTGTCTCGTTCATCATGTTGATTAATTATATAAAACAATACTATGAAGACGCTCGTGTTTACCACGTTATGCACATCGTGTGTCGTTTCTGTGTGGTTGTGCTGTACAATTACTGCATGTATGGCATTTTCAAGCCTACATTTCTTACAGTGCCGGGCGGTAAATAACGTAATTTGAAACCGAGTACTGTGCGCTGTAATTCTGTATTGCAATCTCTAATCCTATGTTAATACAGGCTGTGTAGACTTATTTGCTTGCATAAGACTTGGTAGTACCATGTGACCACAGCTGGTCACAtttgcattgcaagtgttatgacatatttagtttattttacgaTTTTGACAATTTCTGTTGAAATGAACGTAAATCATTTTGACTAATCAAATGTTAGCAATGTCAGCAAATATGACTTaaaactgcatatatatatatatatatatatatatatatatatatatatatatatatatatatatatatagatagatagatagatagataatatctCATTAATTAAAGGCCGTTAGCGGGACgtagtttgtatttatttctgtggaATCAAGCAATAAACAAACAGGATAAAGTAATCCAGGAAACTATCCCTGAATGAGAAACGTCTAATGTTGGGAAAAGTATATGATGGAGGAATAGTAAATCTTCCTGAACAaaatgtgaactttttttttttttttttaaactgtgtattattgatttaataaacGTAAACACCAAATAGGCCTCGTACTGTATGCCAACCTATAATCCGTTTATGTTAAATATTCCGtttaaagtgcattacaataatcaattctagatgaaacaaaggaatgcattagtctctcggcatcaaaTATGGAAATAATCATAATCAAATAAACTAGGGATGGGCGGTTTTTTCTGTCGCCTGGAGAAAGTGTACTAGAGCACCAGCGTTGTACATGAGGGAGTGTAATCTGGATAAAGAAACTAAAATGAATAACCAAGTCCAGACCATGTGACTAATATCGCATCAATCATCTCCATTGCTGGGTGCTTCCTGTGCCTTCGGGATCAGTTTCCCAAGTATCCCAACATTGATCGCAGTCCATGAAAATAGAGGTGCAACACCGTAATAATAGATAGGAGATCAAATTTAATTCTTTAGTATTTAAAAAGCAACATTTCAGCCAGACAGCCTTCATCAGGCTGAGACACAATACAATTTGAAACCCCAAATCCTTGATCTAGGTATGAATTGTCACTGTAGTGTACATGAGATGAAGCCAAATGCCATTACAGCCCAGGCAGATCTGTCACCCATACAGTACCAGCACAGCCTGGAGCTTTCAGAACCACTCTGAACTATCCTTTGAGAACCGTCACCCGTGGggagccattttataagcacaacaaCACACTTCAGGGTGTTCAAATTGTCCAGAGTTGTTCGGAAAGCTTCAGGCTGTGCTGGTGTGGTGACATTTCTGCACAGTCTGGAACACTTGTTAGCTaatgagattgctccctctgTTCTTCCATTTTATAATGTACTCTATACTGTTTACTGTTTCCCATTTCAAACTTGCTCAGTGTTTGAGATTGCATTTCCTTTCATTCCAGCCCACTTCACCACAGTGGTTCCAGTGACTCTCGCAGCTGCCCTGGGAAGCTACTTGTTTTACCGATACGTCTGCTGCAAAACACCCAAAAAGAGCTGGGTGAACTTGGATATCAAGAAAGACAGTGTGAAGGTGGTTGACAGCTTTGACATTGAGGACATTGGCTCGAAGGCTGTGTACTGCAGGTGCTGGAGGTCTAAGAAGGTATGTGAACGTGTCTTGTCTTCCTTTCTCACAGTCTTCTTCATAGTGAACACGGTTCCCTGCAGTCGGAGGGCATGTTGAGGTTGTAAGTGTTGCAGACTCCTTGTGAAGAATACAAGTCTACAACATTAACACCAAAGCTGAGTGCTGCTGGGTATGCAAAATAATTATTTCATGCAAATCAACACCTAACCATCTTTCCTGTATTTCCACTGGGATAGTGTTTATAAGACACCAAGGAGGgtccttttttaatttatttattgcatttttttattatttatttatttatttttaaatttagtcgtcgccaattattttcaGGGGTAAaaaaagaggccaaaacaggggtaatattttttcctggttttagtcagaattctagcggcagtattctgaacaagctgcaagcgggataccacacgttttgggaaaccagaaaaaagtgcattacaataatcaattgtatatgaaacaaaggcatgcattagcctctcggcatcagatatggaaataattggtctaagtttgcctatatttctcaaatggtaaaaagatactttagtaacttccctaatatgagtctcaaatgatagatcaggatcaaagaagacccccaaactcttaatttctagtttaagttttgatgggAGACTGCAATggttgagctcatgtaatcccacatttccttttaattGGTTCTCTAGCATGACCTCTATTGTGTCTGAATTCagcattagaaaattctgtgacatccagtgcttgatgtctgtaaggcaagtagctaataacacccaggcagaagaaattcctggctttagggacaaatatagctgcgtatcatcagcatagccatggaagttcactccgtgtctgcggataatgtctcctaacggtagcatatataatgaaaacagcaagggatcTAGAATGGAGCCccgtggaacaccacagacaacttccgataatgccgattttacctccccaatagagacaaactgaaacctatcagacagataagatttgaaccaggacaggacaaggccagacagtcccacggTGCTATCAAGACGATTCATTGGGATAGAAAGCACGGGATTGcaggaatcgcgcattttccaagttgcaaCTTTCAGTACAGGAAAATCCTGCAGAGGTATttgaagacaccaagctactgtatttttcacccaatttagaatgcctgaaacgctacaacaatctctaaggaagtgggtgtcagtgacgaaagcactatgagccacattctgagtagttctggttaaaataaataaaagtcgtgctggatattttaagtaccgcgagactttattctcttgtacgtgattctcggcagctatctttaaggattatagaaactcggGACACTGAAGTAAGTAAACAGTTTGGGAAAAAAAGATGATATTAattctatctaggtgttgttttgcaagcggtgactttcgctttaaagtttaaaactcagccccattcattttggggcgccagcgcaccgaaggttacgcacatattactcaggcatcGTCAAAGCCaccatggcttgtttaaaagtacagactcagggctttccaaagatgtattcagtgtgtgtatgcagtactcctagccggaactacggtcacctgaagttaagcctctcatcatgtgacatcagagttcacagcttagttttcgttttgagtctattgttccgtcattgtagcagctagactgaaaggggcggtatcgttggaaagtTTAGAAGctcagtgtcccccccccccacacacaaatgaatgtgttcatttcatattgaggtaatggtgcagttttttttgttgttgttgtttttgagccatctatgattacaatatatacagtattagcaGTGACCaacatgattattttggaaaaccctttttttttttttttttttttttaaacatatattctcATCGCTACCACTTATAGTATACCTGATCCTGtggcaacttacataatatgaaaggacattttgtggcctttcatttgatgtgttacatgcatgcagcacaaactgTCCAGTAATtaaacataaatgaaaacagtgaaaaacaggcggaaataggacTGAGTGAGgaaatggagagtgctctgtctcacagtgatgaacagatgtaggtctcctgaaagcagcttattttaaagcaacaccagtgtgaatgatgatgcagtaaaatatatataattttttatatgcaaaagttcCTAAAAGTgtctaaaattttggaatccccacccccttggctgcagcatagggggaaATCCCctcagcacacaaaaatgaagtTCAAGCCCTGCATCATACAACTAGCTCATGAGGACCATCACATTTATTGTGATGTGTATCGTATTGCAACCTGATAAGTACCGTTCTTGTGCACTGTTACACCCCTAGTGTTTATATGGGTTTGGATCAATCGAATACCTTCCTTCCATCAGCTAAGGCTGATACAGCCCGAGTATCACCAGACTTTACAGTCATGTAGAGCTGTATGTCTTCCTCATAGCAGTGAAAGTTAACACCATGTTTATGAACACTCTTACCCAACAGTAACATGTACAAAAGAAGAGAATGGGTCCCAGTGTAGAGCCCTGGGGAATGTCACAGGCAACAGCTGACAATCCAGACTCCAGTCTCCTAATGAAACAAATTGCTGTCTGTTAGTGAGATATGACTTGAACCATTTTAAGACAATACCGGACAATCCAACACAACTTCTGAGATGAGCAATTAAAGCGTGTGGTCCACTGTGTCAAATGCAGCACTAAATCTAAAATAACAGGAATAGATACACAGCTGGAGTCTGCACTTAACAGAGCATCATTCACCCCTCTGATGAGCGCAGTCTCTGTGCTGTAAATGAATTCAGCTGGTTTGCTACTACTTTTTCTAGAACCTTAGCTAGAAATGGCAGGTTTGTAGGTTTATAATTGTTTAAAGCAGCAGGGTCTAGGTTTGGTTTCTTAAGCAGAGGTTTAACCACAGCCATTTTTAAGGCAGAGGGAactagaccccgttcacactgctgtgctggcccagggccaccgcatatttaggtctgcaaccccgttcacatttgtggTTTAAGGCTCCTTTGCGCGTTCACTTATGTGACTGAAAATCTTCTTGATTTAATCCTAACCTAACACTACTTGACGGCTAAGCCGCTTCCCAGTCCCACACAATCCAACACAGGGCTCCACAGTGCCTTTGCTGATTCCAGCCAGACAGGTCTCCTCACGGCTGTGCGCAGCCTCACCACAGCATCCTCACttatgaaacataacctggtaaccgtactgatggcatatcacaTGCTTAGGTGACAGGTGTGGTTGCAGTGTcgtagaacttaaggataaaacagttgagcacaaggtggtttcaataaatacgttttttttaatttatttatttatttcttagcatacgcccttatccagggcaacttacaattgttacaagatatcacattatctttacatacaattacattattttttacacattatttttacatacaattacccatttatacagttgggtttttactggagcaatctaggtacagcagcagtgtccccccacctgggattgaacccacgaccctccggtcaagtccagagccctaaccactactccacactgctgccccatgcgATACTATGCGATAATTTGGGTTATTCAGTCAATTTAAAgcagtaggtaggtgtttatttttgtaattatttttatatgtaaTTATTAGTGGAATAAACCACTACCGAATGAGACTATTTTactacctactttccaggcaggtagcaaatcctcactactgcgtTAAAGTGAACTTCTAGccctgtttggttttttttcccccttcactttacaGCGCCATTTCCACGttagttttatttgaagtgtttaaagttaaatttcagttttcatttgcttgtt
The window above is part of the Acipenser ruthenus chromosome 22, fAciRut3.2 maternal haplotype, whole genome shotgun sequence genome. Proteins encoded here:
- the LOC117431430 gene encoding CDGSH iron-sulfur domain-containing protein 1-like; translated protein: MSSAYSGLHMKAHFTTVVPVTLAAALGSYLFYRYVCCKTPKKSWVNLDIKKDSVKVVDSFDIEDIGSKAVYCRCWRSKKFPYCDGAHSKHNDETGDNVGPLIIKKKNV